Proteins encoded within one genomic window of Candidatus Nezhaarchaeota archaeon:
- a CDS encoding Coenzyme F420 hydrogenase/dehydrogenase, beta subunit C-terminal domain encodes MAIYKPRAFGNLIGEVIAKKICCKCGLCVSSCPVNSIIMTEDGPKLISPCKQCEACYYSCPRSQAFSKELLEASIDGGNRDDLLGKYVKIISARTTLEEVRARGQDGGVATTLLMYAIKNKIIDGAVVTSKGHQDPWKPVPKLALTIEDVLSAAGAKYSNCPNLIALGDAVFCYYLNKVCVVGVPCQVAAARNVKVQPRAATKVGDKIAFIIGLFCVETFNHKRFLEYLTARNIDVQKVSKFDIKESKFKAYVGNDEVLCIPVKELKDCVNEFCYVCRDLTALYADISIGAVGSQRGWSTVIIRTSQGAELFEGAVKEGYLEVKDIGEGITVLKRLAEKKASGKWLLQV; translated from the coding sequence GTGGCGATCTATAAACCTAGGGCATTTGGTAACTTAATAGGTGAAGTTATAGCTAAAAAGATATGCTGTAAATGTGGTCTTTGTGTTTCATCTTGTCCAGTGAATTCAATTATAATGACTGAAGATGGTCCCAAACTTATCAGTCCATGTAAACAGTGCGAGGCATGCTACTACAGTTGCCCTAGAAGTCAAGCTTTTTCGAAGGAGCTACTTGAAGCCTCTATAGATGGCGGGAATAGGGATGACCTCTTAGGAAAGTACGTCAAAATTATTAGTGCAAGAACTACGCTTGAAGAGGTAAGGGCAAGAGGGCAGGATGGTGGTGTTGCCACTACCCTTTTGATGTATGCTATTAAGAACAAGATAATAGATGGGGCCGTGGTAACATCGAAAGGTCATCAGGACCCATGGAAACCAGTACCTAAACTAGCATTAACCATAGAGGATGTTCTGAGCGCTGCTGGGGCAAAGTACTCTAATTGCCCAAACTTAATAGCCTTGGGGGATGCTGTATTCTGTTACTACCTTAACAAGGTTTGCGTGGTTGGAGTACCGTGCCAGGTTGCTGCAGCACGAAACGTTAAGGTTCAGCCAAGAGCCGCAACAAAGGTAGGAGATAAAATAGCATTCATCATTGGGCTTTTCTGCGTAGAGACGTTTAATCATAAGAGATTCCTGGAGTACTTGACGGCTCGCAATATTGACGTTCAAAAAGTATCCAAGTTCGACATTAAGGAAAGTAAGTTCAAAGCTTACGTGGGGAATGATGAGGTCCTATGCATTCCTGTGAAGGAATTAAAGGATTGTGTTAACGAATTCTGCTACGTGTGTAGAGACCTTACAGCACTTTATGCAGACATATCTATTGGAGCTGTTGGATCCCAACGTGGATGGTCAACCGTCATAATAAGAACCAGTCAAGGAGCTGAGCTATTTGAGGGGGCAGTCAAAGAGGGTTACCTGGAGGTCAAGGACATAGGAGAGGGGATTACTGTACTAAAAAGGCTGGCTGAGAAGAAAGCTTCTGGCAAGTGGTTACTCCAGGTATAA